A genomic window from Silene latifolia isolate original U9 population chromosome Y, ASM4854445v1, whole genome shotgun sequence includes:
- the LOC141627696 gene encoding uncharacterized protein LOC141627696, translating into MRVSEIDGTAKTKKRNQEFNEWLLTMGDGRFQAKPEPHEDEATWIKIPEGYVYSTGKIDIKSMVQEIYPNFLTRTEDHNYLRERAILTPINENTDSINEYMVDLMPGTYKVYMSCDEVCASSIDREEQFTAYPTEYLNSLKLQGLPNHTHKLMVGMPVMLLRNINPSRGLCNGTRLIITRTGNFIVEATIITGSQVGKQVLI; encoded by the coding sequence ATGCGTGTCAGTGAAATAGATGGAACTGCAAAGACTAAGAAGAGAAATCAAGAGTTTAATGAGTGGCTATTGACAATGGGTGACGGGAGGTTCCAGGCTAAGCCAGAACCACATGAAGACGAAGCTACGTGGATAAAAATACCAGAGGGTTATGTTTACAGTACTGGAAAGATAGACATTAAAAGCATGGTCCAAGAGATCTATCCTAATTTCTTAACTAGAACAGAGGATCACAATTACCTGAGGGAAAGAGCGATTCTCACCCCAATAAATGAGAACACCGACTCCATTAATGAATACATGGTCGATTTAATGCCTGGCACCTACAAGGTCTATATGAGCTGTGATGAAGTTTGTGCTTCGTCAATAGACAGGGAAGAGCAATTCACAGCATATCCAACCGAGTACTTGAACAGCCTCAAGCTACAAGGCCTGCCAAACCATACGCACAAGTTAATGGTTGGGATGCCGGTTATGCTACTAAGGAATATAAACCCCTCCAGAGGATTATGTAATGGCACAAGACTCATAATCACACGTACTGGCAATTTTATAGTCGAGGCAACAATAATTACGGGGTCTCAAGTTGGAAAACAAGTGCTCATATAG